Proteins encoded in a region of the Streptomyces sp. NBC_00258 genome:
- a CDS encoding spore germination protein GerW family protein: MPDEEPVQPVEPVEPVEPVEPVEPVKPVESVEPVKPVETTPARSPEGVPTDSAADVPTGNPAVALLERLAEKLGGRASVTAVYGEPVTRDGVTVIPVAKVGLGFGVGVGREAGAAKTGEGGGGGGGAGAKPIGFIEIQEGFATYRPIRDPWVDVFVPLAVVALGSALPGIIGALRRRK; the protein is encoded by the coding sequence ATGCCCGACGAAGAGCCCGTACAGCCGGTGGAGCCCGTGGAGCCCGTGGAGCCCGTGGAGCCCGTGGAGCCGGTCAAGCCGGTGGAGTCCGTGGAGCCGGTGAAGCCGGTGGAGACCACACCGGCGCGGTCGCCCGAGGGCGTCCCCACGGATTCAGCTGCGGATGTCCCCACGGGCAACCCGGCTGTCGCGCTGCTGGAGCGGCTGGCCGAGAAGCTGGGCGGGCGTGCCTCGGTGACGGCCGTCTACGGCGAACCCGTCACCAGGGACGGCGTCACGGTCATCCCCGTCGCCAAGGTCGGGCTCGGCTTCGGGGTCGGCGTGGGCCGCGAGGCCGGTGCCGCGAAGACCGGCGAGGGCGGTGGCGGAGGTGGCGGCGCGGGCGCGAAGCCCATCGGCTTCATCGAGATCCAGGAGGGCTTCGCCACGTACCGCCCGATCCGCGACCCCTGGGTCGATGTCTTCGTCCCGCTGGCGGTGGTCGCACTCGGCAGCGCCCTCCCCGGGATCATCGGGGCGCTGCGCCGCCGGAAGTGA
- a CDS encoding permease produces MTTTDTAPPGVEDRETDERKGWQFDSPLVLIMLLLVGIVLQGPIRGALSAPVMQSWMTVFVAVMVQALPFLVLGVLLSAVIAVFVPPSFFARALPGRPALAVPVAGMAGAVLPGCECASVPVAGALVRRGVTPAAALAFLLSAPAINPIVLTATAVAFPGKPQMVLARFVASLLVACTMGWLWQRLGRADWLRPPTRPASDGLGKGAAFWGSVRHDVMHAGGYLVVGAMAAATLKAVVPEEWLSLAADNPVVSVLALAVLAVLLSICSEADAFVAASLTQFSLTARLTFLVVGPMIDLKLFAMQTATFGREFALRFAPATFALAVLVSALVGAVLL; encoded by the coding sequence GTGACCACAACCGACACAGCGCCGCCCGGGGTTGAGGACCGCGAGACGGACGAGCGGAAGGGCTGGCAGTTCGACTCGCCCCTCGTTCTGATCATGCTGCTGCTCGTGGGGATCGTGCTCCAGGGCCCGATCCGCGGGGCGTTGTCCGCGCCGGTGATGCAGAGCTGGATGACCGTGTTCGTGGCGGTGATGGTGCAGGCGCTGCCCTTCCTCGTGCTCGGCGTGCTGCTGTCGGCGGTCATCGCGGTGTTCGTCCCGCCGTCGTTCTTCGCCCGTGCGCTGCCCGGGAGGCCCGCTCTCGCGGTACCGGTCGCGGGGATGGCCGGGGCGGTGCTGCCGGGCTGTGAGTGCGCGTCGGTGCCGGTGGCGGGGGCGTTGGTGCGCCGGGGTGTCACGCCCGCGGCGGCGCTGGCGTTCCTGCTGTCCGCTCCGGCGATCAACCCGATCGTGCTGACCGCGACCGCCGTCGCGTTCCCCGGAAAGCCGCAGATGGTCCTGGCTCGTTTCGTGGCGAGTCTGCTGGTGGCCTGCACGATGGGCTGGCTGTGGCAACGGCTCGGCCGCGCCGACTGGTTGCGCCCACCGACCCGCCCGGCGTCCGACGGCCTCGGCAAGGGCGCGGCGTTCTGGGGATCCGTACGGCACGACGTGATGCACGCGGGCGGCTACCTGGTCGTGGGCGCGATGGCAGCGGCCACGCTCAAGGCCGTGGTCCCGGAGGAGTGGCTGAGCCTCGCGGCCGACAACCCGGTGGTGTCGGTCCTCGCCCTGGCGGTGCTGGCGGTCCTGCTCTCCATCTGCTCAGAGGCGGACGCGTTCGTGGCGGCGTCCCTGACGCAGTTCTCCCTCACGGCCCGGCTGACCTTCCTCGTGGTCGGCCCGATGATCGACCTCAAGCTCTTCGCGATGCAGACGGCCACGTTCGGGCGCGAGTTCGCCCTGCGCTTCGCGCCCGCCACCTTCGCCCTGGCCGTCCTGGTCTCGGCCCTGGTCGGGGCGGTGCTCCTGTGA